A genomic segment from Toxotes jaculatrix isolate fToxJac2 chromosome 6, fToxJac2.pri, whole genome shotgun sequence encodes:
- the dmap1 gene encoding DNA methyltransferase 1-associated protein 1: MATGADVRDILELTGGDNDGPISKKDLINSDKKKTKKTTETLTFKRPEGMHREVYALLYSDKKDAPPLLPSDTTQGYRTVKAKLGCKKVRPWKWMPFTNPARRDGAIFHHWRRVAEEGKDYPFARFNKTVQIPVYSEQEYQMHLHDDGWTKAETDHLFDLCKRFDLRFIVVHDRYDHQQYRKRSVEDLKERYYSICGKLTKVRAASGTEPKIYIFDAGHERRRKEQLEKLFNRTPEQVAEEEYLIQELRKIETRKKEREKKAQDLQKLIKAADTTTELRRAEKRVSKKKLPQKRETEKPAVPETAGIKFPDFKSAGVTLRSQRMKLPSSVGQKKIKAIEQILIEQGVDLNPMPTEEIVQMFNELRSDLVLLYELKQAHSNCEYEQQMLRHRYEALLKAGSGTPGAGLAAAPQGGELNATNSTAGSTPGGEVQSWPSVDDIKVEAKEQIIDVVGAPLTPNSRKRRESASSSSSVKKVKKP, from the exons ATGGCTACTGGTGCTGATGTTAGGGATATTCTGGAGTTGACCGGCGGGGATAATGACGGTCCCATCAGCAAGAAAGACCTCATCAACTCAGACAAG aaaaaaaccAAGAAGACAACAGAAACTCTGACCTTCAAGAGACCAGAGGGAATGCACCGAGAGGTCTATGCTCTGCTCTATTCAGATAAGAA AGATGCACCCCCTCTGCTGCCTAGTGATACTACTCAGGGCTACAGGACAGTGAAAGCCAAGCTGGGTTGTAAAAAAGTGCGTCCATGGAAGTGGATGCCCTTCACTAATCCTGCTCGCAGGGATGGGGCCATATTTCACCACTGGAGACGTGTAGCAGAGGAAGGCAAGGACTACCCTTTTGCCCGCTTCAACAAG ACGGTGCAAATACCAGTGTACTCAGAGCAGGAGTATCAGATGCATCTCCATGATGATGGCTGGACTAAAGCAGAGACAGACCACTTGTTTGACCTGTGCAAGCGCTTTGACCTGCGCTTCATCGTTGTCCATGACCGCTACGACCACCAGCAATACAGA AAACGTTCTGTGGAGGATCTGAAGGAACGGTATTACAGTATTTGTGGGAAGCTGACAAAGGTCCGTGCAGCCTCAGGCACAGAGCCCAAGATCTACATCTTTGATGCTGGCCATGAAAGGCGTCGCAAAGAGCAGCTGGAGAAACTCTTCAATCGCACACCTGAACAA GTGGCAGAAGAGGAATATCTTATTCAGGAGCTAAGGAAGATCGAAACTAGGAAGAAAGAGCGGGAGAAGAAGGCCCAGGATCTGCAGAAACTCATTAAAGCAGCTGACACAACCACAGAGCTAAGGCGAGCTGAAAAGAGGGTTTCCAAGAAGAAGCTCCCACAAAAAAGAGAAACCGAAAAACCG GCTGTTCCAGAAACGGCAGGCATCAAGTTCCCTGACTTCAAATCCGCAGGAGTCACACTGCGCAGTCAGAGG ATGAAACTGCCAAGCTCAGTAGGCCAGAAGAAGATCAAGGCCATTGAGCAGATCCTCATAGAGCAAGGAGTGG ATCTTAACCCCATGCCCACTGAAGAGATTGTACAGATGTTCAATGAGTTGCGCAGTGACCTGGTGCTGCTGTATGAGCTGAAGCAGGCCCACAGCAATTGTGAATATGAGCAACAGATGCTGCGTCACCGCTATGAGGCTCTGCTGAAGGCTGGCAGCGGAACACCAGGAGCAGGACTAGCAGCTGCACCGCAAGGTGGGGAACTCAATGCCACCAACAGCACTGCAGGATCCACCCCAGGGGGTGAAGTTCAGTCCTGGCCCAGTGTAGACGACATCAAGGTGGAAGCCAAGGAGCAGATCATTGATGTTGTAGGAGCACCGCTTACCCCCAACTCA CGCAAACGGAGAGAATCAGCATCCAGCTCGTCTTCAGTGAAAAAGGTGAAGAAGCCTTGA